A window of Methanomassiliicoccus sp. contains these coding sequences:
- a CDS encoding DUF4145 domain-containing protein, with protein sequence MSYEVGKTGKCPHCNVHVCFTKSASLHTYGSSANVYDLILGTKWSSLGYSHTLIAEVSTCPSCGKPILFYELESAPICSGKIEKTTHLGFPLFSSRPIPEEVPKEIAEDYQQASVVLPFSEKASAALSRRCLQNILNAQGITGRDLNDQIDVAIGKVPTHIGDSIDAVRQVGNYAAHPTKTKDTGIIVDVEPDEAELSLEVIEQLFDFYYVQPARSSRTRAKINEKLAASGKQELKKPED encoded by the coding sequence ATGTCATATGAGGTTGGGAAAACAGGGAAATGTCCACATTGTAACGTCCATGTTTGTTTCACCAAATCTGCAAGTTTGCATACATATGGCTCTTCGGCTAATGTATATGACCTAATCCTGGGGACGAAATGGAGCAGTCTTGGATATTCCCATACATTAATTGCAGAAGTATCGACATGTCCCAGCTGCGGAAAACCAATATTGTTTTATGAGCTTGAATCTGCACCCATTTGTTCTGGTAAGATAGAGAAAACAACCCATCTAGGATTTCCGCTTTTTTCATCAAGACCTATCCCAGAAGAAGTCCCAAAGGAAATCGCAGAGGATTACCAACAAGCGTCCGTTGTTCTACCATTTAGTGAAAAGGCTAGTGCAGCACTTTCCCGGAGATGTCTACAGAACATACTGAATGCTCAAGGAATAACAGGTAGGGATTTAAACGACCAAATAGACGTAGCGATAGGAAAAGTTCCTACGCATATTGGTGACAGCATCGATGCAGTACGACAAGTAGGTAATTATGCAGCACATCCTACTAAGACGAAAGACACTGGCATCATTGTAGATGTAGAGCCAGATGAAGCAGAGCTTTCGCTGGAAGTGATAGAGCAGCTATTCGATTTTTATTATGTTCAGCCAGCTCGATCTTCAAGGACGAGAGCTAAAATAAACGAGAAACTTGCTGCATCTGGAAAACAAGAATTAAAAAAGCCCGAGGATTGA